The stretch of DNA TCAGCGCAGCACCTGCACTTGCAAACCACGGCGGGGATATGTCGACCGGATGGATTCCCAGACGATGGATGGCCGCAAACGTCCGCAGCACGCGTTCGGTACGACCTTTGCCGGTGACCCAAAGGAGTATTTCCGCGCCCGGACGAACACCCGCGACGCGGCACAGACGTTCGCCCGGCCCCCCCGCGCGGAGGACGGCGAGACGCCAGCGGTCCGAACCGCGGCGGGCGAGCTTGCGGAGGAGCTGGACGAACACCGCCCCAGGCTCGAACCCGGACCAACCGTCGGGTCTGGCCACGACAGGACGTGCGAAAGGAAGCGTGATCTGATGGTGCGGAGTGTTCAGCCGAAGCGCACCGGTCAGCGCGGGCGATCCTGCCGACCAGTTCGCCGGCGCCGGTAGACGGAGAACCTCTCCGCGGACTGCCGCGCGACCTGCGGGCATCGTCTCTGACCCAGTGCCCTTGCCAACTGCGCGGCCGGCCCGCCCAGATCGCATACGAATCCCGGATGAAGAGAACATACTGAGAACATAGCAGAGCTGACGGGCCGTTTCACGAGCGGGCCGTCGACGCGCCGGGCTGCGGGACGTGATCCTTCCGGTGGTCCGCGCAGGTCAAGACCCGATCGGGTCTCCATGCGGCCGCCAGCGCGGATCGCCGGCTCGAGGTCCGGAACCGCCGCCCGCTCAGCTGCCGCTCATCTGCAGGAGCGCAAACATGGACACATCCGCCTCGGCCAGGCGCTCCCGACCGGGCAATCCGGTAAGTTCAATTACGACCGCCAATTCGTCGAGCACGCCGCCGAGGCGCCGCACGAGATTGGACGCCGCCACGGCCGTGCCGCCCGTCGCGAGCAGGTCATCGACCAGAAGTACCCGCTCGCCGGCGCGAATCGCGTCACGGTGGACTTCCAGCGTGTCCGTCCCGTATTCCAGCATGTAGCTTTCCGCAATGGTCTCGTGCGGCAGCTTGCCCGGCTTTCGTACCGGCACAAAGCCGATTCCTAGGTCGGTTGCAACCGTCGCCCCGAAAATGAGCCCGCGCGCCTCGATACCTGCGACCTTGTCAAGTCCCCGCGAGCGATAGCGGCCGGCAATGCGTTCCGTAACTTGCCGGAATCCCGCACCATCCTGAATGAGCGTTGTAATATCGCGAAAGAGGATCCCGGGCTTGGGATGGTCCGGGATGGTGCGAACCAAGGAGGCAAGGTCCATGTCGCTGTCACGGTGCTGCATACTGGCGTCCTTTGTCATCGTGGCCGGGATCCGCGCCGAGGCCGCGAGTCCGGCACGATCCGATCTCGTCGGATCCGCTGGAGACTATCTGGTCAAGGGGACCGAAACCCTGTTCGAGGTGGCGCGCCCGCACGGCCTCGCGTTTACCGAAATCATGAGTGCGAACCCTGGAGTCGATCCTTGGGTTCCGGAAGCCGAAACCCGTCTCGTGCTGCCGTCACGGCACGTGTTACCGCAGGGCAAGCGGACGGGGCTCATCATTAATCTCGGTGACCTGCGACTGTACTATTTCCCCGAAGACGGCAGCCCGCCGGTATCGTTCCCCATCGGCATCGGCCGCTACAACTGGACCACGCCGCTCGGCGACACCGAAATTGTCCGGATGGCCAAGAATCCGTCCTGGTACGTGCCCAAATCGATCCGTGAAGAAGACCCTTCGCTGCCGCCCGTGGTACCGCCCGGACCCGATAATCCGTTGGGCGGACATGCACTCTACCTCGGCATGCCGGGCTACCTGATTCACGGCACCAACAAGCCGTGGGGGATCGGCATGCGGGTCACGCACGGCTGCATCCGCATGTACCCGGAGAGTGTCGCCTGGCTGTTCCAGGCCGTGCGGCCCGGCACGCCGGTAACGATCGTCAACCAGCCCATCAAGGCGGGCTGGGACGGCGACGACTTCTTCGTGGAAGTGCATCGCGAGCCCACGTATGCGCGGGAGATGGGCGAGGGCGTCGATACGCCGCCCGAACTCCCGCCGGCACAGCTGTACCCGCTCGCTGCGAAGGTCATCCAGCAGAAGGCGGGGACCGAGGTTGCACGCATTGACTGGGGCCGCGTCCGGTCCGCAGTCCTCAGAGCCAGCGGCATGCCCGTGCAGGTCAGCTTCGATCAGCCGCAGGACTTCGTGGAACTGCTGGGCCCCTAGACCGGCGGCTACGGCTGCGCGAGCCTGCTTCTGGGCCAAGGTGGCGGTCGGTCGCGCCTTGCGGGACTCCATTCCCCCGACCGGTCGACCGAACAGCGCCGACGCTCCCGCCAGCACCGCCAACGCTCAGGGAATCGGCCGCCGTCATGCAGTGACCCGTTTCGTTACGGGCCGTGTCGGTGTGCGTACGGCCGGGGCGAGACGAGAGACTACCGGTCCGGATGCACCGCGGCGGAGTCCAGCCGCGGGTGCACTACCCGCCGGACACCTCAGGTACGAACAAAGCCCAAGGACCCCGGGGGGTCCTTGGGCTCCTGTTCAGCGAATGCGCGACGCCAGCGCGTCGATGCCTACTTCCGTGACATCGTCGCGAACATGCGGTCGACTTTCTCGCTCAGCGTGCGCAGCGCGGCGCGGTTCTGCTCTGCCATCGCCATCGCGCGTTCAACCAGGCGGCGGAGTTCCGTATCGCCGTCAGCGTTCTCTGCAATCATCGCACTGTTGGCTGCAGCGGCCTGATTCGCTGCCTCAGCGGCGGCGGCATTGGCCTCGGCGGCGGCATTCATCATCGCCATCTTGTCTTCACACTCAGCACCGCGGCACCCACCCGCGCACGCCGAAAGCGTCAGCGCAGCCAGGACAACGAAGAGGACACCAATTCCGGTGCGGGGCAGGTGTTGCATGACTCGAATTCCTCCCAATGCAGGCCGACGATTCGACAGAGCTAATGCCGCGTCAGTTCCGCGGCAGCATATGGGCAATTGCTATGCCTGACAACCAATTTGGCCCATTCGCGTTGTATCGACAGGGCCCCGCGCGTGGTTGCGGGAGCGGGCGATCACGGTTCAGCCTCGGGGCCGGTTTCGCAACCCCGCGCGATCACGCCGGCAGTCGTACCCATGCGCACTCATGCGCCCACCCTCGCCGACTTGCGTAAGTCATGGGCCGAAGACGCATGGCGGTCACGGACCAGCAGACCTGTGCACCGTCTCGCCACGAAACGCTGAATCGAGCAAAAAGGTTATCGAATGCTCCTCGTAGCCGGTCGGGTGATATCTGCCATTTGCGCCGACAGTTGATCCAAATTCGGGTTGACGGAGATACCAACGCTCGCCCCTACGTTCGGCATGCTGCCATCGAAGCGGCTCTGTGCGCACCTGGCAGACGCAACATGCGCCGTCGGCAATGCTGCCACTCCGGGCACGTCGGCCTCGCGTCATTCCCGCGCCGGCCTCGTTCGCTCCGGGGTCGCGCCCTGTGCCGCGGGGCGGCACAAGGAGTCAGGATCCGAACCTAACCGTGATGCTGCCGGACGTAGCCACGGTTCCAGGTCGGGCTGACGACGATCTCATTCAGGCACACGTGCGCCGGCGTCCGGGCGATGAACAGGATCAGGTCGCCCATGTCGTCCGGCTGCACCATCTTTGCCCGGTCCTCCGCCGAAACCGGTACCGGGCGCCGGTCCAGGATCGGCGTCGCCACCTCGCCGGGACATAGGGCGCAGGAGCGGATCCCGTGGACGCACTCCTCGATATTGAGGTTGGCGCTCAGCGCCGTGAGGCCGAACTTGGACGCCGCATAGGCGGGGCCCGTGATGTAGCTGTGATAGCGCCCGGCCCAGGACGACACCTGGATCACCAACCCGTCCTTGCGCGCACGCATCATCGGCAGTACCGCCTGCGTGCAGTAGAACGCGCCGTTGAGGTTGATCGACACGACCTGATCGAACGCGGCCGCGTCGACGTCTCCCCAGTGACGGTCGCGGATGTTCACACCCGCCGAATTCACCAGGATGTCGCAGCGGCCCCAGCGATCATCGATGCGCCGGGCCACCGCCTCCACGGCCGCCTTGTCGGTGACGTCGAGCGGTTCGATCACCGCGACTCCACCGCCGTCCTCGATCGACTTCGCCGTGCGTTCCAGCTCCGGGCGGCGGCGGCCGGACAGGACCACCCGGACACCGGCGCCCGCCAGCGTCGCGGCGCCGCCCTGGCCGATGCCGGTGCCCGCGCCGGTTACCCAGGCAACCGTTCCGGAGAGATCCCGCAGCAACGATCAGGCGCCCGTCTTCGCGAACCGGTGCAGCAGCCTACGCCGGCACCGGGCGCGCGCGCTGGTTGTAGAGGAGCTCGCGTCGGCGCGCCTTCTCCTCGTCCGACAGGGTGTCCGGGGTTTCGCCAAGTCCCGTTCCGACAGCCATGCCCTTCTGCACGCCGGGGCGGGCCGACATTTCCTCAAACCAGCGCTTGAAATACGGAAACTCATCGATGTCCTGCCCCTGATTTTTCCACCCGACGGTCCACGGGTACGAGATCATGTCGGCAATCGTGTACTGATCGCCGGCGATGAAGGGGCGGTCGTACAGGCGGTTGTTCAGCACGCCGTACAGGCGGTTGACCTCGTTGTCGAATCGCCGTCGGGCGTAGCTCTGGTCGCCGGCCGATTCCTCGAGGCGGCGGAAGTGCCCGAGCTCGCCCGTCTTGGGTCCCTGATTGGCCATCTGCCACATGACCCACTGATTGACGTCGTGTCGTTCGCGCAGGTCGAGGGGATAGAACTTTCCGGCCTTCTCAGCGAGGTACATCATGATCGCGCCCGATTCGAAGACGGCGACCGGCTCGCCGCCGTCCGCTGGCTCGTGATCGACGATCGCGGGCATCCGGTTGTTCGGGCTGATGCGCAGGAATTTCTCGCCGAACTGGTCCCCGCGGCCGATATGGCAGGGCACGATGAGATAGGGAAGCCCGCACTCCTCCAGAAGGATCGTGACCTTCTTGCCGTTGGGCGTCGGCCAGTAGTGAAGGTCGATCATGCGGCGACCGCGGCACGCGCGTACACGCCCGGAACCCCCCGCACGCTGATCCGCCAGAGGAGGCGTTCGGTGCCGGGGCCGCTCGGAGCGTCGATCGGAGTCGCGCAGTGCATCGTCATCTGGGTGTCCCAGATGGCGATGTCACCGACATCGTACTTGTGGGCGTAGATGTACTTGTCCTGCACGCAGTGCCGCTTGAGCATGCGGATCATGCGGTCCGCGTCGTCGCTCGGCATCCCCTCGATGTCGAAGGCCGTACCGCCAATCGCGTAGAGGGCACGCTCACCGGTGACGGTATGCGGCCGCACCAGCGGGTGCGGAACCGGCGGGACGTTGGCGGCCTGAGCATCGGTCAGTTTCGGCGTCGGCAACTCGCCGTCGCGGCCCGACGTTGATCCGTAGAAGTGCACGGCGACCAGTCCGTCGATGCGCTCGCGCGTGGGCTTGTCAAGGTCGTCGTAGGCCGCCTTCATGTCGAGAATGCGGGTTTCGCCGCCCTCGTCCGGGACCTTCCGCGCATACAGCATGGTCGCGGTCGCGACATCGGCTTCGTAGGACTGGTCCGTATGCCAGAACGCGGCGCTGTTCCGGGCAAGGGGATCCTGCTTCCTCCGGGCCATGTTCCCGACCTCGAGCAGGTCGGGATAACCCGGCATGCGCGCCGTATCCACGACATGCTGGATCGGCACGCCCCACTGGCGCCCGAACCGAAGAAACGCGTCCTTATTGCAGGTCTGGTTCTTGAGAACCAGCAGACGATGCTGGTAGAGGACCTGCGACAACGTACGGAACTGGTCGTCGTCGACACCTGCCGTCAGGTCCACTCCGTAGGCAGCACAGCCAAACGGGGCCGGCAGCCGTTCAATGCTGATCATGGCCGGGTCCTCGCCTGGCAAGCCTTGTCCTACTCAGCTTATCGTGGCGGTACTTGCGGTGCCGGGCAACTGCAAGGCTCGGGATTCGTGCGCGATCGCGATTGCCGGCCGCAAGGTGCGCGCGGAATTCCACGACGCCGACGAAAGCCAGCGGGACTTCCAGGGGAAGTTCACGGCGCTGAGTAAGTCGCTGTTCCCGCCGGG from Rhodospirillales bacterium encodes:
- a CDS encoding adenine phosphoribosyltransferase, producing the protein MDLASLVRTIPDHPKPGILFRDITTLIQDGAGFRQVTERIAGRYRSRGLDKVAGIEARGLIFGATVATDLGIGFVPVRKPGKLPHETIAESYMLEYGTDTLEVHRDAIRAGERVLLVDDLLATGGTAVAASNLVRRLGGVLDELAVVIELTGLPGRERLAEADVSMFALLQMSGS
- a CDS encoding DUF2840 domain-containing protein; this encodes MARPDGWSGFEPGAVFVQLLRKLARRGSDRWRLAVLRAGGPGERLCRVAGVRPGAEILLWVTGKGRTERVLRTFAAIHRLGIHPVDISPPWFASAGAALNAGIAPRPYSTSQHAAYLAVRRAGG
- a CDS encoding L,D-transpeptidase family protein, with protein sequence MSLSRCCILASFVIVAGIRAEAASPARSDLVGSAGDYLVKGTETLFEVARPHGLAFTEIMSANPGVDPWVPEAETRLVLPSRHVLPQGKRTGLIINLGDLRLYYFPEDGSPPVSFPIGIGRYNWTTPLGDTEIVRMAKNPSWYVPKSIREEDPSLPPVVPPGPDNPLGGHALYLGMPGYLIHGTNKPWGIGMRVTHGCIRMYPESVAWLFQAVRPGTPVTIVNQPIKAGWDGDDFFVEVHREPTYAREMGEGVDTPPELPPAQLYPLAAKVIQQKAGTEVARIDWGRVRSAVLRASGMPVQVSFDQPQDFVELLGP
- a CDS encoding SDR family NAD(P)-dependent oxidoreductase; this encodes MLRDLSGTVAWVTGAGTGIGQGGAATLAGAGVRVVLSGRRRPELERTAKSIEDGGGVAVIEPLDVTDKAAVEAVARRIDDRWGRCDILVNSAGVNIRDRHWGDVDAAAFDQVVSINLNGAFYCTQAVLPMMRARKDGLVIQVSSWAGRYHSYITGPAYAASKFGLTALSANLNIEECVHGIRSCALCPGEVATPILDRRPVPVSAEDRAKMVQPDDMGDLILFIARTPAHVCLNEIVVSPTWNRGYVRQHHG
- a CDS encoding TauD/TfdA family dioxygenase, whose translation is MISIERLPAPFGCAAYGVDLTAGVDDDQFRTLSQVLYQHRLLVLKNQTCNKDAFLRFGRQWGVPIQHVVDTARMPGYPDLLEVGNMARRKQDPLARNSAAFWHTDQSYEADVATATMLYARKVPDEGGETRILDMKAAYDDLDKPTRERIDGLVAVHFYGSTSGRDGELPTPKLTDAQAANVPPVPHPLVRPHTVTGERALYAIGGTAFDIEGMPSDDADRMIRMLKRHCVQDKYIYAHKYDVGDIAIWDTQMTMHCATPIDAPSGPGTERLLWRISVRGVPGVYARAAVAA
- a CDS encoding glutathione binding-like protein codes for the protein MIDLHYWPTPNGKKVTILLEECGLPYLIVPCHIGRGDQFGEKFLRISPNNRMPAIVDHEPADGGEPVAVFESGAIMMYLAEKAGKFYPLDLRERHDVNQWVMWQMANQGPKTGELGHFRRLEESAGDQSYARRRFDNEVNRLYGVLNNRLYDRPFIAGDQYTIADMISYPWTVGWKNQGQDIDEFPYFKRWFEEMSARPGVQKGMAVGTGLGETPDTLSDEEKARRRELLYNQRARPVPA